Proteins from a single region of Thunnus albacares chromosome 16, fThuAlb1.1, whole genome shotgun sequence:
- the rad51 gene encoding DNA repair protein RAD51 homolog 1, whose product MAMRSEARVEAEVEEEENFGPQPLCRLEQCGISASDIKKLEDAGFHTIEAVAYAPKKELLNIKGISEAKADKIITEAAKLVPMGFTTATEFHQRRAEIIQISTGSKELDKLLQGGIETGSITEMFGEFRTGKTQLCHTLAVTCQLPIDQGGGEGKAMYIDTEGTFRPERLLAVAERYGLVGSDVLDNVAYARAFNTDHQTQLLYQASAMMAESRYALLIVDSATALYRTDYSGRGELSARQGHLGRFLRMLLRLADEFGVAVVITNQVVAQVDGAAMFSADPKKPIGGNILAHASTTRLYLRKGRGETRICKIYDSPCLPEAEAMFAINADGVGDAKD is encoded by the exons ATGGCGATGAGGAGCGAGGCCAGGGTGGAGGCagaggtagaggaggaagaaaacTTTGGGCCACAGCCTCTGTGCAGACTGGAG CAATGTGGAATCAGCGCTAGTGACATCAAGAAACTAGAAGACGCAGGTTTCCACACCATCGAGGCGGTGGCCTACGCACCCAAGAAGGAGCTGCTCAACATTAAGGGCATCAGTGAGGCCAAAGCTGACAAAATAATA ACTGAAGCTGCCAAACTGGTGCCGATGGGCTTCACCACAGCTACCGAGTTCCACCAGAGGAGAGCCGAAATCATTCAGATCTCTACAGGCTCCAAAGAGCTCGACAAACTCCTGCAGG GTGGGATCGAGACGGGCTCCATCACAGAGATGTTTGGAGAGTTTCGGACGGGGAAGACCCAGCTGTGCCACACACTGGCTGTCACCTGTCAG CTGCCCATTGATCAGGGGGGAGGAGAGGGTAAAGCTATGTACATCGACACAGAGGGAACCTTCAGACCAGAGAGACTCCTCGCTGTAGCTGAGAG GTATGGGCTGGTAGGCAGTGATGTTCTGGACAACGTGGCCTACGCCCGAGCCTTCAACACAGACCATCAGACACAGCTGCTGTATCAAGCCTCTGCCATGATGGCTGAGTCCAG gtaTGCTCTGCTGATAGTAGACAGTGCCACAGCTCTGTACAGAACAGACTACTCAGGCAGAGGGGAGCTGTCAGCCAGACAGGGACACCTGGGACGCTTCCTGCGCATGCTGCTCAGACTGGCAGACGAG TTTGGCGTTGCCGTGGTGATAACCAACCAGGTGGTAGCACAGGTGGACGGGGCAGCTATGTTCTCTGCAGATCCTAAGAAACCAATCGGTGGCAACATTCTGGCTCACGCCTCCACTACACG TCTGTACCTGAGGAAAGGCCGAGGAGAGACGAGGATCTGTAAAATCTACGACTCCCCCTGCCTGCCAGAGGCTGAGGCCATGTTCGCCATTAACGCTGACGGTGTGGGTGATGCTAAGGACTGA
- the rmdn3 gene encoding regulator of microtubule dynamics protein 3, with protein sequence MNTPLGRNGLIGLAVGATAGLGLIAFIIYKEISKRRCQRLLLEARPAPCLYDGADGAALLRDTLDAQEAEAQQQALAAVEAVVQGLSPEQQLELRNQLDQVLTCVSSLRSEVAELRGGLQDIALQIIQDVKKGVEDSQRIRRRRHIHRDRTDSTSSSSIYFTASQGVASTYEETSEGGYSTAYAESDYTDRDTDREEGEREPEQESEEEEDKSCATVLTLRQEDSQDEEVEEEERVLEDDEEEEEEEGRLQLVTEVPSGELALLLAQSDILHTGDASLKAEGFRLLLDNRAEYGDSREFLWRLARAYSDMHESAKDKQEKKTYAQQGREEAEQALKKNGLNAECHKWFAVLTGLTSQHDSMHSKLKSSHILKEHLDRAIALRDDDPMCFYLLGRWCYEVVTLDWLEKKAAAALYQNPPTATLHDALENFLKAEELSPGFSKTVRLYIAKCHQELGNISEATNWTALASKMPANTNDDEETCQLEAQLRVLTDKKI encoded by the exons ATGAACACACCGCTCGGTAGGAACGGGTTGATCGGGCTAGCTGTCGGAGCTACAGCCGGTTTGGGCTTGATTGCCTTCATCATTTACAAAGAGATCAGCAAGAGAAGATGCCAGAGACTGCTGCTGGAGGCCAGGCCAGCTCCCTGTCTGTATGACGGGGCGGATGGAGCCGCGCTGCTGCGGGACACGCTGGATGCACAGG AGGCGGAGGCCCAGCAGCAGGCTCTGGCGGCGGTGGAGGCCGTGGTCCAGGGCCTGTCcccagagcagcagctggagctCAGGAACCAGCTGGACCAGGTGCTGACCTGCGTGTCCTCACTGCGCTCAGAGGTGGCTGAGCTGAGGGGCGGCCTGCAGGACATCGCCTTGCAGATCATCCAGGATGTCAA AAAGGGTGTGGAGGACAGCCAGCGGATACGCCGGCGGCGTCACATCCATCGAGACCGCACAGACTCTACCAGCTCCAGCTCCATCTACTTCACTGCCAGCCAGGGCGTGGCCAGCACGTATGAAGAGACCAGCGAAGGAGG GTACTCCACAGCCTACGCTGAGTCAGACTACACTGATCGTGACACTGACAGAGAGGAAGGCGAGAGAGAGCCCGAACAAGAgtctgaggaagaggaagacaagAGCTGCGCCACTGTCCTCACCCTCCGCCAAGAAGACTCCCAGGACgaggaagtggaggaagaggagagggtgTTGGAGgacgatgaggaggaggaggaagaggagggaaggcTGCAGCTGGTGACTGAAGTTCCCAGTGGGGAGCTGGCTCTCCTCCTGGCACAGAGCGACATCCTCCACACCGGAGACGCCAGTTTAAAAGCAGAGGGCTTCCGACTGCTGCTGGACAACAGAGCAGAG TACGGAGACAGCAGAGAGTTTCTATGGCGACTGGCTCGGGCCTACAGTGATATGCATGAGTCTGCGAAGGacaaacaagagaagaagacatATGCACAACAAG GTCGAGAGGAGGCAGAGCAGGCCCTGAAGAAGAACGGCCTCAACGCAGAGTGTCACAAATG GTTTGCTGTGCTGACAGGACTGACCTCCCAGCATGACAGCATGCATAGCAAACTGAAGAGCAGCCACATACTGAAG GAGCATCTGGACCGTGCCATCGCTCTCAGAGATGATGACCCCATGTGTTTCTACCTGCTGGGAAGATGGTGCTATGAG GTAGTCACACTTGATTGGCTGGAGAAGAAGGCTGCCGCTGCTCTCTACCAGAACCCCCCCACTGCTACCCTGCATGACGCCCTCGAGAACTTCCTCAAG gCAGAAGAACTCAGTCCAGGTTTCTCTAAGACAGTGAGACTTTACATTGCAAAG TGTCATCAGGAGCTGGGAAACATCTCCGAGGCAACAAACTGGACGGCGCTGGCTTCCAAGATGCCTGCTAACACCAATGAT GATGAAGAAACTTGCCAGCTGGAGGCTCAGCTTCGCGTCttaactgacaaaaaaatatga